A region from the Armatimonadota bacterium genome encodes:
- a CDS encoding formate C-acetyltransferase/glycerol dehydratase family glycyl radical enzyme, translating into AIVTLARRHAETALELASRQTDPARRAELEEIARICRKVPAHAPETFWEALQAYWFVHLGVISELNPWDAFNPGRLDQHLWPFYERELADGSLTREKAKELLECFWIKFNNQPAPPKVGVTAAESSTYTDFANINVGGLRPDGSDGVNDVTYLVLEVIDEMRLTQPSSNVQLSRKSPDQLLGVACRIIRKGWGQPSIFNADTIVEELLRQGKTAEDARSGGASGCVETGAFGKESYILTGYFNLPKVLEVTLHNGVDPRTGARIGLATGDPAAFSSFAEVMDAFRRQLAHFVDIKVRGNNVIERLYADYMPVPFLSILIDDCIAKGKDYNNGGARYNTNYIQGVGIGTTTDSLAAIRYHVFDKQTLTLADLCGALDADFAGWERIRQALLNKTPRYGNDDDYADGLLRDVFEAFYRAVDGRRNTKGGQYHINFLSTTCHVYFGSVTGATPDGRVSGTPLSEGISPVQGADRKGPTAVLRSAGKIDHVRTGGALLNQKFSPQLLEGEKGIENLASLVRSYFALGGHHIQFNVISADTLRDAQAHPERHRDLIVRVAGYSDYFCDLNKALQDEIIARTEHHSPSSRCARE; encoded by the coding sequence CCCGCCCACGCCCCCGAGACGTTTTGGGAAGCGCTCCAGGCCTACTGGTTCGTCCATCTCGGCGTCATCTCGGAACTGAACCCATGGGACGCGTTCAACCCCGGGCGCCTCGACCAGCATCTCTGGCCGTTCTACGAGAGGGAATTGGCCGACGGCTCGCTCACCCGCGAGAAGGCCAAGGAACTGCTGGAGTGCTTCTGGATCAAGTTCAACAACCAGCCGGCGCCCCCCAAGGTCGGGGTCACGGCCGCCGAGAGCTCGACCTACACGGACTTCGCCAACATCAATGTCGGCGGCCTGCGGCCCGACGGGAGCGACGGGGTCAACGACGTCACGTATCTTGTCCTCGAAGTCATTGATGAGATGCGTCTGACCCAGCCGAGTTCCAACGTTCAGCTCAGCCGGAAGAGCCCCGACCAGCTGCTTGGGGTCGCCTGCCGGATCATCCGCAAGGGATGGGGGCAGCCCTCGATCTTCAACGCGGACACCATCGTCGAGGAGCTCCTCCGCCAGGGCAAGACTGCCGAGGACGCCCGCTCAGGCGGGGCGAGCGGGTGCGTCGAGACCGGCGCGTTCGGCAAGGAGAGCTACATCCTGACAGGCTACTTCAACCTCCCCAAGGTGCTGGAGGTCACCCTGCACAACGGCGTGGATCCACGGACAGGGGCGCGGATCGGCCTCGCCACAGGCGATCCCGCGGCGTTCTCCTCGTTCGCCGAGGTGATGGACGCGTTTCGACGACAGCTCGCTCATTTCGTGGACATCAAGGTGCGCGGGAACAACGTAATCGAGCGGCTGTACGCGGACTACATGCCGGTGCCGTTCCTTTCAATTCTGATTGATGATTGCATAGCCAAGGGCAAGGACTACAACAACGGCGGGGCGCGCTACAACACCAACTACATTCAGGGCGTCGGGATCGGGACGACCACTGACAGCCTGGCGGCCATTCGCTACCACGTCTTCGATAAGCAGACCCTGACGCTGGCGGACCTTTGCGGTGCCCTTGACGCCGACTTCGCCGGGTGGGAACGCATCCGCCAGGCTCTCCTGAACAAGACCCCGCGATACGGAAACGACGACGACTACGCCGACGGGTTGCTGCGGGATGTGTTCGAGGCCTTCTACCGCGCCGTCGACGGCCGCAGGAACACCAAGGGCGGGCAGTACCACATCAACTTCCTTTCGACCACGTGCCACGTGTACTTCGGTTCCGTGACAGGGGCCACCCCTGATGGGCGCGTGTCGGGGACGCCGCTCTCCGAGGGGATCTCTCCGGTCCAGGGGGCCGATCGGAAGGGCCCTACCGCCGTCCTCCGCTCCGCCGGCAAGATAGACCACGTACGGACCGGCGGGGCCCTGCTCAACCAGAAGTTCTCGCCGCAGCTGCTTGAGGGCGAGAAAGGCATAGAAAACCTCGCCTCCCTCGTGCGGTCCTACTTCGCACTGGGCGGCCACCACATCCAGTTCAATGTGATCTCGGCCGATACGCTACGCGATGCGCAGGCGCATCCCGAGCGGCACCGCGACCTGATCGTTCGGGTTGCCGGGTACAGCGACTACTTCTGCGACCTGAACAAGGCGCTGCAGGATGAGATCATCGCGCGCACCGAGCACCATTCGCCTTCCAGTAGATGCGCGCGGGAGTGA